Part of the Zingiber officinale cultivar Zhangliang chromosome 6A, Zo_v1.1, whole genome shotgun sequence genome, ttttaaatttcaatttttggAAAAAGTTTAAGATAGTTTTCTTCTTCAAGATGAGTGAGTgtctcaaatatatatatatatatatatatatatattcttgatGTGTAATTCCACAGTATTGTGAAAATCTCAGTATTGCTGAAGTTCTCATGGGAATAATGTGTGAATGAAAAGTGCTTCAAAGTGCTTTTATAATTGCAATTATGTTATGCATAACGTTGATATGAATGTGCACTGCTCCATTCTCGTTGCAAAGTTTCAGTAAATTGGTAATTTTTCTCATACATTACGTCTATGATAAGGATGATCTGTCTAAATTGCAGTTACCAAATCTTCTTTGTTCGAACCATGTGGATAGGTGTATGCATATGTGCCCCTCTTATGTTCTGTTATTTACGCATGTTCTTTTGTAGATAACTTACAATGAAGGGCAAAATCCTAGCTGACACAAATAATTGGGACAAATTTGGGTTGCTGGTTTGGTCATCGCTGCCTTCCTGATTACCTGTTAGGAATTACTAAAGATATTTAATCCTGGATCTAGTAACTCATTTTTTTTAGTGCTGATCATTGCTAACACGTAGAACAAACTTCTGGCAACCATTTCATTCCCTACATGCATGTTTAGAGTCTAACTTTTCCCCTTGGTTATTGTATTTATTTCAGTGTTGGTGCGAATAATATAAAATTGGCCTGCATCCACTTCCGTCAGTTCTACGAGGAGAATAATAAAGAAGGGTTTGTATTGTTGCATAGCATATCAAATTGTGTAAATGTATAACAATTTACGAGTAATTTTAGAGGCTAACTAGAGCTCTTTTAATACAATTGGTGGTTTTTCTGTTACTCTGCTTCAACAGGATTAGCATTTCAATGTCCTTTACTTGACTACATGTATCGTGACTAAGTTTCTTGTACCAGGTGTCTCAGTTCCTTGAACGCGATGGAGCGTGAGTATTTTCATTTGAAGGACAAACTTGGGACCATGTTGCAGGTATCATTTTTCTTGTTGCAACCGTGGACAACATAAGGGCTTATAGTTCTCTATTATTCACTGGTTCATTCACTTTAATATCTAGTTGAATAAACTACATGATCGGACAACCACATAACTACTGTTGAATAACATATCATGCCGAGTACCATGAAAAAGATCATTATTTTCAAAGAACTTATTTTCTCTAGAAATCAGGACTTAGTCCTACTTATGCCCTGTTTACTGGGAGGGTGGATTTGAAAACTATGGAAAGTTTTCCACTGTTTACTCCTTATCAAATAAAGGACAGATGGATTTACAAATCCATCTGCAAGGCACTTTTTGACTTATTTTTCATCCGCCTAAATCGGATGGAATGTCATTCTATTCCTATGTTGCATCTGCACTTCCTCGTCGCTATCCCAGTGCTGTCACCTCGCGAGCCACAAGCGGCACTGCATGGTCATGGCTTGTGCAGCATCGTGCGACCTCGCAAGGTGGCTGTGCAGGCAGCACAGCGGCTGTGGCAGAGGGCGACGTTGCACAGAGCCACTCGCGTAGTGGTGGCATTGTGTGGCGGctcgttttttttttctcattcttTCCGTGTATTCTTTTATCTTccatcttctttcctttcttttcttcaccTTCGCTTCGAAGGATTTTTTTCCCGAGGAGATTTCTTTCCTCGCTCAAACATTTCTTGTTTGCATATTGCATAAGAAATTTATGTAGAAAAACTCATCTTTTTGATTTTAACATTTGTTAATTAACCGTCATTCTAAACATGTGATTATAAGCATTCTACTTGGCAAACCAAATGCACAACCCACCCTCCCTTTGCCTCGCGGTGGCCTGCGGGGTCTGCCTCAGGAGGACCATGAGGCTATAGAAGTTCGAGTGCAGGAGGCACAGTAGCATGAGGAGAACGAGGGCTGCGGTGACAAGGACGAAGATGCCTAATGAACTGGCATGCGCAAAGGCCTTCGCCTGCCTCTGCCGAGCGTCCAGTCGATCTTCTCTGGCACTTCCCTTCGTTTTTTTTCCCCTTggctgtttttttttctttcccgcTTCCTTCCACAGACTTTATGTGGGATTCGTTTCTctcctcttcattctcttctcgtTTCTCTTCCTTCGTTAGAAAGATGTGTTTTGCGTAGGGATCTCTTTCCCTCAATCCGCACTGAAGGAAACAAAGCATTAAAGTTAAAACGGAATAGATTTGTTAGTTCAACAATAGCTGTGCATCCTTAACTAGATATTGAATATATTTGTTGTGTGTTGTTGATAGTATTCTTAAGATTTTCCAGTTAACATTGCGTTGCTAACCTCTGATTCATACCGTCATTAAGATAGAACTAATTTGCCAATTTCTGTGCAGCTTGAGCAGAGAATCCAAGCTTATGAGAGCAACAAACATAATTAGAGAGGATGAAGGGAATATGTTTTATCACTCTAGTTTAGCTTCCATAATCAACTTATTGTTTATGTGTTGACTCTGTTTCTGATCTTCGTACATTGTGTTTAAACATGTATTCAAGTGAATTTGAAGCTTTATCAGTATTGCTGTTGTTAAAACTACACTCGGTTTTTATAAAAGGAATGGTcacattttttttaatctaaaagggcatcctaattttaaaattattaaaaaaaacactaAAAATAGTAGTATTATTTTCCTATCTTTTTCGTCAACCTCTTAAATTTCCTCTCtatctattttttaatatattttctttctttagGATTAAAAAAAAGTTTGATATGTTTCTATATAAAGTATATGATTTTATATTAAACTTACGATGAGTTTAATATTTCTCATATTAGGTCTATTTTGAGTTTGATATGGTTTAATATCAGGTCTATATTAGGTCTAATATCTTTTTATATTATACATGTTAGGTTTAATATGAAAAAATATATCCATGTTggatttaatattaaaaatattaaattcacGTTAGAGTTGATATGATTGtaagtttgatatttttttatattaaatttatgtATAAAATGTTAGTGGAAGGGATAgaaagtaaatatttttttttatgataattttaaaattagggggtttttttttttgataaataagaAAATGTGAATGCTCCCAActacactaaaaaaaaaaaaaaaaaaaagtttcgaGCTTTGTTTATCTTCTCTACCTGAGTCACTTTGTACATAAAACTATAACGAACTGTTACTACCAAAAAGAAAAGGGCAAGGGTGCCTGAAAACAGTTCGATTTTGGTTAGGCATGGTTCGATCTGCAGGTGCAAACGAATCAAATCTTTTTTTGAgcagatttaaaaaatattaatttttattcaaaattgTCTATATACATTGCAcgtacttaattttaaaatgataaatttaaaaaataatctaaatTTCAGACCATGAAAAGGCATTACAGCCCTgaattatcttttaaataaaatattcaaatATCAAAATTGCATGGATAGTTGAAGTACCGGCGAACGGCCTTCTTTGTTGACAAAGTCTTCAAACGATGAATGGAGAATCGGTTGCCAAGGGAGTCGTCCACGCAGCTGGAGGagagaagagggaggagaagaggGTTATAAAGATCGAGGGTTGTTTGGACTTAGTCACTCGCACATTTAGTAAGATCTTCTACGGGGAGGTAGAGAAGATAAATAATAGATGAGCACGTGTAAATGTAGATGTAAGCGTACGTACGTAGCAGACCTTTTATATTGCTATCGCTGAATACTGTGTGTGTTAATTGATGATGAGATGCTTGTCATACCTCGATAAAGGAATAGTCACATCATCGTATTTTCATTGTatctatataattacactatttCACATACTCTGACATTCCACGTGacatatcacttatagtgttaGCCCATAAGATATAAGATTAATTGGACCGAAAGACTCGACCTCTTACGTAAAAGGAAAATTAGATCGGGGAACTCAAAAAGAATGGGTCGAGAGTCCTATAAGTAGGAGTGGTTAGCCAGTGAAGGCGAGCAAGAAAGGAGTTGAGCAAAGCGTTAGGTCGAATGCCAAATGGATGATAGTAGTAACTTTGAGTCGAAGAGCCGGGTAGACTAATATGGTGAAGTCGAGGAAGTTGAGCCGACTGAGAGGAGCAGGTTGTCAGGGGAGTTGAGCCCTTAGAGTTGGATGGACCGACTAGCGGAATCAGGAAGTTGAGCTGACTGAGAGGAGTAGATTGTCGGGGGAGCTGAGCCCCTGAAGTCGGGTGGGCCGACTTACGGAATTGGAAAGTTGAGCTGACTGAGAGGAATAGATTGTCGGAGGAGCTGAGCCCCTGGAGTCAAACAGACAGACTAACTGGCAGAGTCGAGTGGACCGACTGACTGAGTCGAAAAGTTGAGTTGATTGAGAGGAATAGATTGTCAGAGGAGCTGAGCTCTTGGATTTGGACGGATCGACTAACGGAATCGGACAATTGAGCTGAACGATAACTTTCTTGACCTAAGGTAACTCAAGCGAGGCTAATCCTACCAACCTCTTTTGAATTTTACCTCCACCTTGACAAGATTTTGACCAATCCTGATACACATGCAACTTCTTATTTACTTCCTGTATCAAGTATGTGCATGCTCCGAGATGCTTTAGGATGACTCGTTTATGAGCTGGTTCAAGTTTTGACCACTATTGCCAATAAGAGGGTTCACAGTTTCCAGGAATATCTGCAACCAAGACGTCAGGGAGTGACTCGGTGTTTACACTCCAACGTTTAAATAAGAAGCAATAGCAGGAAGATGAATCGAAATAATAGAGAGTTTAGAGATGAATCTACCCTTTCTTCATTCTCATCAtgctatttttatatttttttttcgatGATTCATCTTCCCCTGTTTAAAGGTATTAATTACCGAAGGTATTTTTGTCTTGGCTTCCTTACATTTAATGGAGCCAGCATTAATTGTCGATAAAGGTATCTTTATCTTGACTTCTTTTACATCCAATGGAGCCATAATACAGATAAAATATTCTCTTTTGTTTCCCCCTTCCTcttattaaatatatttgtcttttcctcttttcTCGTTTTATCGGTTCCTTATTGTTTTATCATCAATACGTATGATGGTTGTCTTCAACATCGATTATTAATGCCCTTTTTCCTTCATCTTTAACTTATTAATGTTACTATATGTCAGACAGAGCCCTCTTACTCCCAGTCGGTAGAGTACTTGGACATTTACATTTTACCCACCGCAGTCCGAGCAATCCTTGTCTCTGTCGGCTGGGTACTTGTACAACCATCCTAGGTAGCCAGCTCGATTGGCCAGTCGAATACTCGGTCTGCCACATGGACCGCCATCCCGATCTGAGCGATATTAATCCCGATCGGTCAGATATTTTTTTAGTCCGATGGTCCATTTTGACTTTTCCATCCACATAGGCAAAATACCTTGACTTGGGCAGGACACAGGGAGGCTTTATCCTTTTCCCACATCACAAGTTTTCCCATCAAGTCCAGTCAAAGGAAGCATAAATTTGACTAATTGTAGGAGAGAGTATTGCAAGGTGAACACCGGTTGTTGCCACGTGAACTGACACAAATCCCCACCATTAATGAAAAGTATGCTTTTATGCTCCGAAAAATGGAGAGAGGACATGTATTAAATGCCGCGTGAGGCGCCTTTACTGAGGCGTGGACCATTTTAACGAGGTGTGATGCCATAGGATTGTGTTAGAGCAGTTGTCACACTATCCTTCACTCTGGATGGAGCTCATATCAAGTGAAAGGATTTTTCTGAATAGGAtcgttgttagttagagccctagagccaatcatatgataattgttgtatggactcattgtatcatattcctatatatatataaaggtatttgttttggttattatacttacttatattgatgccaaataactaagtataatagcgtccctgagtagaaggttcatatctatattaatcgattggttgaatcgatagtgagatgatatagataacactattcttaatcattcctagtcagatattaacattcagggacaatgttaatgcgacgagactagcatgtaggtcaactcgatgacttgatctcacaagtcatggatatagagatatcaagttgacatatgggtatgcattagagagtgtatactgaatgacccgccatgagaaagtatcatggatcgttatatgagtgtcatatactttcttatgtggctattagtatgactattagtccttggacctgaagttaccatggttccctacataaggagttacatactttggcttcgtcaaacgtcacccgtaattgggtggactataaaggcgattactgggtatataacaaattatgcggagagatgtgagtgatgtagatgggatctatccctcccatataacgGGAGTAATATCgttattcttaatagagtgagaccactaagtgcatggtcatgcccaaatgagtcaatatgagatattgagctcatttgattatagtgagtctacttggagttcaagatttagattgatcagaggatgactcCGTCTatacctcaaattgatcaatctagatgtcatggatagaagggcattgtcatatattgtgaagagccacaattagtagtcacaaggtaatgttggatctcaacattcttgtaacttgggtattaatgatgtgttgctagataccgcttattacttatacttctaaatgggtttaggagcattgtcaaggttacaagaacctataggatcacacataaagggcaattagatggagattaggttcatatgatggaccaaaaggattaggttcatgtgatgaatcaaattggattaagagtaatccaaattagattaattgagtaagactcgattgagttagacttaaatgaggctagacttgagttagactcaagtgaggcttaatgatgatattcattgaattttgaattcaatgataaatagaattcaatttgaattttagattcaaatttcgaatgagtttcaaaaatggtcatttaatgaagaagaatatttattaaatactcattaaggctcattaatgaggctcattaatggtgttaatgagtattaagtattttcattagatgaaaatacttaatccatttttttactcttatttcattatcgatcattattattcctccttgcttctttttctctccctctcctcctccttggccaaacaccattagagtgctagcacactctaagtgttttctccatctctattgttcgtgtggatacgtatagaggtgtgtccatttgaacacactcgagatccggcaacttttggacgagcgggattctcgaagggcttcgctacaagggtaatctcttaaccatgtagatctaatgtagatctaggaaaggaaacttgtacatgtaaaattttatcttcgcacggatccggtggcatgggaattcggggttttcgcaacgcaaaaagtggtttttgcggtccgaaaatcccaacaatcGCTTCTAATCAAGGTAATGATGGCCACAACCTTAATTTGAGTGCCTCAA contains:
- the LOC121997028 gene encoding histidine-containing phosphotransfer protein 2-like isoform X2 yields the protein MLQDASNPDFVSEVITLFCKDSEIILAELTKLLNQPVVDFQKVDAYVHQLKGSSSSVGANNIKLACIHFRQFYEENNKEGCLSSLNAMEREYFHLKDKLGTMLQLEQRIQAYESNKHN